The stretch of DNA CTGGAGCAACTGCGCGATCGCATCGCCGCCCAGGGCCCGTCGCACCCCCTCTGGCGACAGATCCACCGCGGCTGAGCCCAGATCTGGTCCAGGTTTGCCGGTCTGGATGCGATCGCGGGGCGCGATTCAGGTGACATTGTTACCAAGATGTAATTTCATAGAACAAGGCGAATAACCCCGATTCCCCGGTGGGAAACCGGAGTTGTTCTGGCCCGGTGGGGACTGGCCCAGGGCCACAGCGTCCCCGTTACATCAACAGCAGAAGGCAGCGGTATCTCAATGACTTTACAAACAGACGGAATTGCCCCCCACGGCGGCACCCTGGTCAATCGCCTGGCCACACCCGACCAAAGCGCTCAGTTCCTCAGCCAGGCCGATGCCCTACCACGGGTGAGCCTGGACGAGCGCGCCTTTTCTGACCTGGTGATGATTGCCATCGGTGGGTTCAGCCCCCTGAGCGGCTTTATGCACAAGGCTGACTACGACCCGGTGGTGACCGACATGCGCTTGGCCAGCGGCCTGCCCTGGGCAATTCCGGTGACGCTGTCGGTCAGTGAGGCGATCGCCGCCCCTCTGAAGGAGGGCAGCCTGGTGCGTCTGGATGACCCCAGCGGACGCTTTGTGGGCGTCCTGGAGCTGGAGGAAAAGTATACCTACGACAAAACCCGCGAAGCCCTGAACGTCTACCGCACCGACGACGAACAGCACCCCGGCGTCAAGGTGGTCTACGACCAGGGCGCAGTGAACCTGGCCGGTCCGGTGTGGCTGCTGCAGCGCGATCCCCATCCCCTGTTCCCCACCTACCAGATTGACCCGGCCGCTTCGCGGGCCATGTTCCGCGATCGCAACTGGAAGACCGTGGTTGGCTTTCAGACCCGCAACCCCATCCACCGCGCCCACGAATACATTCAGAAGTGCGCCCTGGAGACCGTAGACGGCCTGTTTTTGCACCCGCTGGTGGGGGCGACCAAATCCGACGACATTCCCGCCGACGTGCGCATGCGCTGCTACGAGATCATGGTCGAGCACTACTTCCCGCAGGACCGGGTAATTCTTGCGATCAATCCTTCCGCAATGCGGTACGCTGGGCCTAGGGAAGCGATATTCCACGCGCTGATCCGCAAGAACTATGGCTGCACCCACTTTATTGTGGGCCGTGACCACGCTGGGGTGGGCGACTACTACGGCACCTACGACGCTCAACACATCTTCGATGAGTTTGAACCCACGGAGTTGGGCATTGTGCCCATGAAGTTTGAGCACGCCTTTTACTGCACCCGCACCGGGGGCATGGCCACCTCTAAAACCAGCCCTAGCACCAAAGACGAGCGGATTCACCTCTCGGGCACCAAAGTTCGGGAGATGCTGCGTCGAGGCGAGCTACCCCCGCCGGAGTTTTCTCGACCCGAAGTGGCGGCGGAGCTGGCCAAGGCCATGCGGGTTCCCGAGGCCATCGGCTAAGGTCAACGCTACCAACGAGGATGCGATCAACTCGTGACACTGAAACGACGGGCGTTTTTGCAGCAGGCAGGTCTGGCCCTGGGGGCTCTGGGGCTAGGCGGCACCGCACTGCTGACCAGCTCCAGCCAGTACCAGCAGGCCCTGGCCAAGCCCGCCCGTCGCAAGCTGGCCCTGCTGATTGGCATTAACGCCTATCCCGATCGCGCCCTCGACCCCGGTGTCGCCCAGGACATCGCCCTCAGAGGCTGTGTCACCGATGTCGAGCTTCAGCGCCAGCTGCTGGTACACCGCTTTGGGTTTCAGCCTGGTGATGTGCTCACCCTGACCAATCAGGACGCCACCCGGGACGGCATTTTGACCGCCCTGGATGAGCATCTGGTGCAGCAGGCCCGGGCCGACGATGTGGTGCTGCTGCACTTTAGCGGCTATGGCAGCCTGGTGCAGGTGTCAGGGCTCGAAACCGATAGGGCGGCGGATCCTGGCGTGGCCAACGGTGACGGGGCCAACAGTGACGGGGCCAGCCGGGGCACGATCGCAGCCCTAGACCAGTCGCCCCCTGGGAGGCTACAGGCCGCCTGGGTCACCGTGGACAGTCGTCTGCCCAGCGAAGCCAACCCGGCCCTGGGCGACCTGCTGGAGGCCGAGATTATCGCTCGGCTGGCCCCCCTGGCCACCGCCAACCTGACCACGGTGATCGACGCGGGCAGTCAGGACGCGGGCTACCTGCGCTGGGGAAATTCCCGGGTCCGGTCGCGCCCCACCGTCCCTGCGGGGCGGCTGCCGGCGGCGGCAGCCCCCTCCCTCGACCTGACCGCCCCCTGGCCGGGGCTGGTGCTGCGGGCGGCCCAGGTGGGGCGGCTGGCCCTGGAGAGCCAGTGGGATGGCTTTAGCGCCGGAATCTTTACCTACGCCCTGACCCAGAGCCTGTGGGAAACCGACCCCGATCCCAGCAGCCAAGTTTTGATGCAGCGCGCCGGGCAGCAGATGCAGCGATGGGTCGGAGCCGACCAGCGCCCCTACCTGAGCGATCGCCTGCCGTCCCGCACGGGCCCGGTGACCTACGGTCTGCCCCCTCAGCTGCCTCCGGCGGCGGGGGTTCTGCTGCCCAGCAACGAAAACCGCCCCCTGATGGTGTGGCTGGGGGGCGTACCGCCCCAGGTGCTGCGCTACCTCCAGCCCGGCTCCCGACTGGGGGTCGAGACGGCCCCAGGGCAAACGGTGACCCTGGGGCTGGAGTCGCGCAGCGGGCTGAAGGCGTTGGTGAAGCCTGTGGAGGGCCAAGCCCCTCTGCCCGCAGCCCTGACCCGTCATCCCATTTTTGAGCAGGTGCGACAGCTACCCCAGACCATCGATCTGATCGTGGCCCTCGACAGCCAGCTCAAGCGGGTCGAGCGGGTTGATGCCACCAGCGCACTGGCCGGGATTCCGCTGGTTTCGTCGGTAGTCGCGGGGGACAAGGCCGCCGACTGCCTGTTTGGCCGACTGCCGATTGGGCCAACCTCCACCCTGACCGCCGCTCTGCCGGGGGGAGCAGAGACTCTACCCGGAACGGGCGGCGATGCTCGGGGAGCCACCCAGGGGGGAGAACGCCCCGCCGAGAGCAGTTACGGGCTGTTTGCGCCCAACCGCACCCTGCTGCCGGGCACCATGCTGCCCCGCGAGGAAGCGGTCAAAACCGCCGTCAACCGACTCACCCCCTACCTGAAGACCCTGCTGGCCCTCAAGCTGGTGCGGCTGACCGAAAACCACGCCGCATCCCAGGTGGGGGCCGCTGCGGTGCTGGAAGTCGTGCAGCCCAAGCCCAGGCCACTGCTGGTGCAGACCACCGATCGCAGCCCTACAGCAACCTGGCCCCTGATCATTCGCCAGGCCCAAAAGGCAGCGGTCACCGACCCCCTGATGCTGCCCCGCGATGGCCGAATTGGTTACCGGTTGGTCAATACCTCACCCCGTCCCCTGCACCTGCTCTGGATTAGCTTTGACAGCCGGGGCGACTGCACCGCCCTGATCTCGCTGCCCGAAGGGACCAACGACGACGGGGCCGAGGTGCCCCCCGCCGCCACCCCCCTGGCCCCTGGTGAAATGGTCACCTTTCCCACCGACGGGGGCGGTTGGGCCATGCCGGGAGCCGCTGTCTGGGTCGAGTCCCACATCGTGCTCAGTACGCGGCCCCTGGAGCGGTGTCTAGCAGTGTTGGGTAACAATCCACCGTCTCTGGCCACCGGGTTTCGCCCCGTAGCCCAGGCCTTGCCCCTGGCTCAGGCGCTGCTGCAAGACCTGAACGGCGAGGCTGAGTCCAACGATCGATCCGCCCCCACCGACTACTACGCCCTGCGCCACGATCGCTGGGCTACCCTGAGCTTCCGCTACGACATTGCCTAGGGCGGCTCATCAGTTGTGGCCAAAAGTGTGGCCAAAAGCCCGGTCCATCAAGCCTTGCCAAGCCCGACCCAAACGACAGGCTAGGGGCTGCAACCCTTGTTTTATAAGCGTTTAGCAGCTATTTGATGACCGCCCCTAGAGTTGCGGCACAGTGGGGCTGCAATCTAGAATCTGCTCCCGCCGGGTCTAAACGAGCAGTAGCCCAATGCCGCCACCGACGCCAATGCCCAGCAGAGTAGTGAGGACGAGAAGCAGGCTGGTTCTGCTGCCCCGGTTGCGGCGCAGCAGGCGATCGCCCAGGGCCGCCGTAGTCAGGCTGCACAGCACCGCCAACCCCACCGCCAGCAGGCTGTAGAGCACCACCTCCGCCACGGCCCGACCGAGGGCGAGTTCATCGAGGTCGTCGGTACCCAGATGGTTGAGGGCGATAGACAGCGCCGCGGCCAAAGCACCGGCACCGACAATGCTGCCCAGCACCAGCAGGTTGGCCGTCAACCAGCGAAACCGCTGCAGCGCCTGGGGCCCGGCGAGGGTAATGCCCTGAATTACAGTGCCAAGGGCCGCTACCAGCCACACCCAGGGACCAGCCAGGGCCGTCAAAATCAGGCCCGCAGAGGCATAGAGAAGTCCACACACCAGCCACAGCCCGAAAAAGGGGCGACGGGTAGCCGTCTGGCCCGGAGGGCGCAGGCGCTTTTGGGGGGCAGATCGACGACGGCGCTGGGTCGGTGGGTTCATAGCAGACAGACCATTGACCTGTAACATCCTAGGCTCTAGTTTGCCAGGAAGCGGAACATTGTGCAGTAACCTGGTCATAATGCCCTGTCATGGTCGGTATGAGCGTTCCCTTTGCTGCGCTACTTCAAGGGTTGTTGGGTGCCTCCAGTCTGCTCCTAGGAGCAATTTTAGGAATTGTCTGGCGACCGGCGCGATCGCTGACGGCGGCCATTATGGCCTTTGGCAGCGGCACCCTGCTCTCGGCGGTTGCCTACGACATCACCCTGCCCGCCTTTCAGAGCAGCGGTTTTTGGCCACTGGTGGTGGGGTTTGCCCTGGGCGGCACCCTGTTTAGCGTCATCGTCACCTACATCGACAACCGGGGGGGCTTCATTCGTCACCCGTCGTCATCGCGGCGCTTTCTTTACCACCACCGCCAGGACGAAGCCTCGGAAGTGCTCGATCGCATCGGCCATATCGAGATTCTCCACAGCCTTTCACCGGCAGAAATGCAGGCGATTATTCCACTGCTCAAACCCCTCCAGGTAGAGCCGGGCACCGTGCTCTGTCTGGAGGGTGCCCCCGGCGACTCCATGTTTTTGATCGTGGAGGGCGAGGCCGAAATCTTTAAGGGGCCGCAGCGGCTGGCGGCCCTGGGGGCCGGGGAAATATTTGGCGAGATGGCGCTGCTGACCGGCGAAGAGCGATCGGCCACTGTGCGGGCCAAAACAGCCATGGAGCTGTACGAGCTGGACAAAAGCGACTTTGACGCCATGCTCACCTACGCCCCCCAGCTCTCCAGCGGGCTGAGCCGCATTCTGGCCCGACGGCTGCGCGAAACCACTCAGTCCACCGCCAAGCCTACCCCCGTCGACGATGATCACTGGCGGCGGCGGGTACTCGACAGTGTCGAAGTCGATATTCCCATCTCCGAGCAGCAGTTTAAAGAGCTGGCCCAAAGCTCTGCCCCCCTGGCGATTCTGGTCGGCACCCTGATCGACAACATTCCAGAGGCGTTGGTGATTGGCTTTCACACCGGCATTGGCCATCCGGGCACATCGTTTTTGATGGCAGTGTTTATCTCGAATATTCCTGAGGCGATGTCTAGCTCGATTGGGATGCGCCAGGCCGGCACCCCGCCTCAGCGGATTCTGGCCCTGTGGGGCGGTGCGGTGCTGCTGAGCGGGCTGGCCGCCATGGGGGGAGGGCTGATGGTCAATGTCGCCACCGACTGGATGCTGGCGGTGGCCCAGGCGATCGCCGGAGGAGCCATCCTGGCCATGATTGCCAGCACCATGATGCCCGAAGCCTACGAGATGGGCGGCGGCTCGGTCACCTTCTCAACCATTGCTGGCTTCCTGGTCAGCTTTTACCTGGCCTCGTCGGCCTTTTAGGGGCGGCAGGTTAGGTGGTGTGATCCATTGTGGCTAAAAGCCCGGTGTATCAAGCCTTGCCAAGCCCTAGGCTGGGGGCTCGTTGGGGGGGAGTTCCGGTGGCTCGGCGTCAATCAAATTGGCCTTCGACTTTTTCAGGTCTTTCCACAGCCGCTTGATTTCGTCGTAGGCATCGTTGGCTGACATTTTGCCGCCGGTTTCCAGGTTGCACACAAACGAAACGCGCTGGGCGAACTCCTGCAGGTTGGCGTTAAAGGCTAGTCGTTGCGGCGTAAACTCACCCCAGTACTTGCTGCGGGGAAAGAGGAAGTCTTCCTTAGAAGACGGTTTGTCATCTGTCATGGCGTCAGTGGGTGAGGGCCTTGCTCTTACCTTACCCTAAAAAAAGTTTTCGGCCATTGTTCACCTACGGCTGGGGAACGGCTATTGACAGGGGCAGGGAAGTTGTTTGCTATTTAGGAACCGATGCTATTTAGGAATGGAGCCACTGCTGGATTTGGGCGATGGCCGCTTGCACGGTAGGCGCGATCGCGATCGGCCCTGTCGCCAAACTTTGCCACAGGGCGCTGGCCTCAGCCGGCATAGCCATCAGAATGACCGGACGCTGGACCTTGAGGGCCAGGGCAATTTCGGCGGCGGTTCCCGGTCCCAGGCCGCAGGCCACCACCACCTGGCTCGATAGCACGTTCACCACATTGCGCCCATTCCCCAGCCCGGTGACGATAGCAATATCAACAGCGGCTGACATGTCAGCACCGTCCGCCGAGGGCAGGATACCGATGGTCAGCCCCCCGGCCGCCTGAGCCCCCCGGCAGGCGGCCTCCATCACGCCTGCGGCACGTCCGCCGGTTAGCACCACCCATCCGGTAGAGGCCATGGCATGGCCCAGGGCGTAGGCTATCTCCAGCTGGAGAGGGGTGGCCCCAGCCCCTGGCCCCATAATGCCGATTACAGTTCGTGCCATGAGGTCACACCCCGTGCTGCCCTCGCAAAAAAACTTGACGATCAATTCCTGCCGTCGCGGGGTGCTGTCGTTTAGATTAAGTTAACCACAGCGAAAATTTGGGTACGGTAAACCCATTCTTGCCAACCTCGTCGTCACTCCATCGTCACGCCTGGCCGCTACCTGCTTCAGCCCGCTGCTCCTGCGTTTGTGTCTTTTGCCGTGCAATCCAACATGTTATGCCTAAGTCGTTGCCGTTCTGCGCTGGGGCGCTGGGGCGGGCGGCTACTGATAGCGGGTGGTCTGCTAGCCGGGAGCCTAAGTCTCAGTGCTCCGGGGCTGGCGGCTGAGTCAGTGACGGTGCGCCTGGGTCGGCTGTCGCAAACGGTCAGCCTGGATGACCTGCAGACCTTTGCCACCACCGGGGATGTCCCCCAATCCCTGCGGCTGTATCGCCCCCTGCTCAACGCCAGCCTGCGCCAGGTTTTGGAGGGCGAAATCACCCTGGAGCCGGAAGTGGGCCAGGTGATTTTAGACGAAATTCTGCACACGCCCGGCGGCGCGCAGCTGCTGGATACCCTGCGGGCGATCGCGCCCAACCTGGCCACGGACGACCTGCGGGTCACCCTGGAGCAGGTGTCGAAGTCGGAGTCGGGGTTGACCCTGCTGAGCATTTTACGGGCCATGCCCCAGGACAGCCTGGAGATCAATGTCGGCACCCTGATTACCCTGGCCTCCCAGTTTCGGCTGGCTCAGATGGAGAGCAAGGCGCT from Leptolyngbya sp. KIOST-1 encodes:
- the sat gene encoding sulfate adenylyltransferase: MTLQTDGIAPHGGTLVNRLATPDQSAQFLSQADALPRVSLDERAFSDLVMIAIGGFSPLSGFMHKADYDPVVTDMRLASGLPWAIPVTLSVSEAIAAPLKEGSLVRLDDPSGRFVGVLELEEKYTYDKTREALNVYRTDDEQHPGVKVVYDQGAVNLAGPVWLLQRDPHPLFPTYQIDPAASRAMFRDRNWKTVVGFQTRNPIHRAHEYIQKCALETVDGLFLHPLVGATKSDDIPADVRMRCYEIMVEHYFPQDRVILAINPSAMRYAGPREAIFHALIRKNYGCTHFIVGRDHAGVGDYYGTYDAQHIFDEFEPTELGIVPMKFEHAFYCTRTGGMATSKTSPSTKDERIHLSGTKVREMLRRGELPPPEFSRPEVAAELAKAMRVPEAIG
- a CDS encoding caspase family protein, translated to MTLKRRAFLQQAGLALGALGLGGTALLTSSSQYQQALAKPARRKLALLIGINAYPDRALDPGVAQDIALRGCVTDVELQRQLLVHRFGFQPGDVLTLTNQDATRDGILTALDEHLVQQARADDVVLLHFSGYGSLVQVSGLETDRAADPGVANGDGANSDGASRGTIAALDQSPPGRLQAAWVTVDSRLPSEANPALGDLLEAEIIARLAPLATANLTTVIDAGSQDAGYLRWGNSRVRSRPTVPAGRLPAAAAPSLDLTAPWPGLVLRAAQVGRLALESQWDGFSAGIFTYALTQSLWETDPDPSSQVLMQRAGQQMQRWVGADQRPYLSDRLPSRTGPVTYGLPPQLPPAAGVLLPSNENRPLMVWLGGVPPQVLRYLQPGSRLGVETAPGQTVTLGLESRSGLKALVKPVEGQAPLPAALTRHPIFEQVRQLPQTIDLIVALDSQLKRVERVDATSALAGIPLVSSVVAGDKAADCLFGRLPIGPTSTLTAALPGGAETLPGTGGDARGATQGGERPAESSYGLFAPNRTLLPGTMLPREEAVKTAVNRLTPYLKTLLALKLVRLTENHAASQVGAAAVLEVVQPKPRPLLVQTTDRSPTATWPLIIRQAQKAAVTDPLMLPRDGRIGYRLVNTSPRPLHLLWISFDSRGDCTALISLPEGTNDDGAEVPPAATPLAPGEMVTFPTDGGGWAMPGAAVWVESHIVLSTRPLERCLAVLGNNPPSLATGFRPVAQALPLAQALLQDLNGEAESNDRSAPTDYYALRHDRWATLSFRYDIA
- a CDS encoding cyclic nucleotide-binding domain-containing protein — protein: MSVPFAALLQGLLGASSLLLGAILGIVWRPARSLTAAIMAFGSGTLLSAVAYDITLPAFQSSGFWPLVVGFALGGTLFSVIVTYIDNRGGFIRHPSSSRRFLYHHRQDEASEVLDRIGHIEILHSLSPAEMQAIIPLLKPLQVEPGTVLCLEGAPGDSMFLIVEGEAEIFKGPQRLAALGAGEIFGEMALLTGEERSATVRAKTAMELYELDKSDFDAMLTYAPQLSSGLSRILARRLRETTQSTAKPTPVDDDHWRRRVLDSVEVDIPISEQQFKELAQSSAPLAILVGTLIDNIPEALVIGFHTGIGHPGTSFLMAVFISNIPEAMSSSIGMRQAGTPPQRILALWGGAVLLSGLAAMGGGLMVNVATDWMLAVAQAIAGGAILAMIASTMMPEAYEMGGGSVTFSTIAGFLVSFYLASSAF
- a CDS encoding TIGR00725 family protein — its product is MARTVIGIMGPGAGATPLQLEIAYALGHAMASTGWVVLTGGRAAGVMEAACRGAQAAGGLTIGILPSADGADMSAAVDIAIVTGLGNGRNVVNVLSSQVVVACGLGPGTAAEIALALKVQRPVILMAMPAEASALWQSLATGPIAIAPTVQAAIAQIQQWLHS